In the genome of Juglans regia cultivar Chandler unplaced genomic scaffold, Walnut 2.0 Scaffold_637, whole genome shotgun sequence, the window AGTGTAGGTCACCACTCTACtgggatgaagtaggagagAGAAGGATTTTGGGACAAGAGATTATTCAAGACATGTGtgagaaaatatcaattattagaaAGAAGCTCGCCACAGCTCAAGAGCGACAAAAGAAGTATGCCAACCAGAGACGGCGTGAGTTAGAGTTTGGTATAGAAGATAAAGTATTCTTGAAGGTTTCACCGATGAAAGGGGTAATGCGTTTTGGTAAAAAGGGGAAGCTAAGCCCGAGGTTCATAGGTCCCTTTGAGATCTTAGAAAGAATAGGTGCTGCAGCCTACAGACTAGCACTTCCACCTCACTTATCGACAGTGCATAACGTGTTTCATGTCTCTATGCTAAGGAAGTATGTCCCAGATCCTGCACATGTTTTGGAGTTTGAGCCACTTCAGATTCGAGACGACCTCAGCTATGAAGAAGTTCCAGTGAGAATATTAGCACAGAAGGCCCAAGTGCTACGACGCAGAACCATTCCAATGGTTAAAGTACTTTGGAGTCACCACAACGAGAGAGAAGCCACTTGGGAACACGAAGAAGACATGAGAGAGAAGTACCCCGACTTATTTAAATCAAGGTACGTTCCATCTCGGGGACGAGATTTTCTTTTAGAGGGGGAGATTTGTGACATACCAGTTTTGGTTTTAgggtatattagtaatttttcctagtaaacttttattttagaatttatatttttatgagtataattttatcagaatttatatttaatttatctctatattttctattatggttgctatttatgatttgttagagttttgttttaataaggatttctaaagtgtATCAGGTTACGTTCACTacgatttttgttttgaaatttaaagtttaaatttttattctaatctCCGAACCTCATCTCATTGTTAGCCTCTGTTTGAAAACTGCAAACCATCTAACCCGTATACTTCTCAGTGATTTTCGCTAGCATCCTAGTGGAAAATCCTACTCTGTTGCCGAGTATCTCCTATACTTGCACGTCTCCACTCTCTTGCACGTGCACGTCTATGCTCTTCTAGGGTTTCTCTAATTCTCTATCATCTACCATTATAAAACGTGCTTACCCGTACATGAGAAGACAAACCTGTGAGCTGCGATAAACCCCTGTTGCCGAACCAGTGCCATCGCCCTTCTCCTCGGTAGCCATCTCAGTAGGCGCCAAACCTCTCCTCGACgccacagaaaccgccgacccTCAACCCCCGTCGAGCCACTCATTTCTCCGGTAAGGCCTCAGCCGCCacatctttctttctctctcttttgtttcggACCCacagtttctctctctaaactcacgctctctctcttccttcagtgtcgcaccaccataggaACCCCCCTGTCGCGCCGCCGATCGCTCCCAGCCGCCAGAACCGCCGTCGAGTTAGCCCCTCTTCCTCGGTGAACTCCTCCATCGCagactctttctctctcaactctgttttcattttctttttaggcTTGCCGTGTTCTCGGGTTCTAGAGGGAACCCGTGGGTtttgatgggccttgggccctaGTCCTTTAGGCCGTATGAGGTTGGGATGGGTTTGGGTTTAGTTTCCTGTTTGGGCTCATGTAGTATAGTATTATACTTATGGGCCAGAGTTTTTAACCCTTTTTAcagattatagtgatatttatttgagcttatattttaagttagacttgatctcattttacttcaataattgttttagtgatttatattgagtttaatattactagttgagtttattaaataaatatatttagttaaaggttctttttaataaatgtttaaagaattggaaagatgttttaaagtataattttttaagtctaatatttgagttaatatttcttttgtcaatttagtaagattttaataaaatttctatattaagaatttaatggaatttattaagtttcttataagatttaataattacgttaagaaatgaaacttagtttaagaatttaagtttttgtgaattatttaaaaatagctcgagtatttctactaaattataaattagtattttaagtaatttaaatactatgaattattgattttagtgttaaacaaatattggtttgactatgttttagaatttcgatttagttaagtaagatattagtatttatttatgtatttccaaacaatttagtgatagttaattattgaatataggtctcaagttacgaagtattattcaagaagaaacgcatcgaggtaagtaaatttgatcataaattaggattgtCACAGTTAGCCTatttgtatgtattattcaagccagttctttgacagccaatatttatgaaccgctcatatcatatgcaagcatgtcatctagcatagcatacgaccatgtcattccgcatcatgttcagatttagaatttatgattatgtatgtagtatatcatgcatctcatgtgtattaAGACACGTAaaccatcttaaattcaagtgtaagataatatcagatcagttaataagatggccattcagatgcatggtaccaatgcagttcagttcagctcagggtggtgtgcaagctaTGAACTTAGtcatggtccaccatagtatgctagaatactatcagcggttccccttgctgcagcgggatgtggggccggtgcacaacgttgcacacagggttaagtgtgttggccagtcagataagtcagataaatcagtcagttagttcagaaaatttagtcatacatagcataagcattagcatgaacagtcataaattttaagttcagcatgaaagttcttatgaaaattttatgtttattatgttttcgttatgatagatttcttactgagtcatcgactcattttagtttattttcatgttttttaattacccaggtgaagatgatgattacgagcaggcaggccaggcaGTATGCTACAACGTTCATGGAGCTTTCTCGTTTTGCTATTTACTTAATTCCGGatgtggctctgataccatttgtaacgtcccaatggaagacccaaaccacatggcctatactccaaaaggactagtcaatgatacaattagagccccattggaaccttataaagagcaagaacttctccttcccaagcaatgtgagatctcatacaccacctacccttatccatatcatatggggtatcacagtaGTGGATCGGCTCCCCTCCGTCGTGACCCAACCCCCTACTCAACTCCTTGGACAGTTATTGGTGTTCTCTAATATGtttatgttcttattttttaaattaacaaatAGTTATTGCTTTTTACAGGAGATTTGGACTCTTTGGTTTGAAGTTTATGCTACTTTGAGGTTGTATGTTGTGGTAGATATTCTTCTGGGTATGAATAATAAagatgctttttaattttttttttcttgtttgactAAAAGAAGttgctatgttattttttttatatatttggttagatttgtatattttgagaaattgctatgttatttttctttaatatattttgttaaagatGCTTCCATCTAGAAGTTTGTTTTCCAGCTTCAAATCTCTATGGCATAATTGGTGCACTTTTAGCTCTTTACTTTTACAGGCAGATATCGAATCTTTGATGGCTGCTATTTCCTCTGTTGTTGATGTTATGCAGGCAATGGGATCCTTTATAGGCTCTTTGCTCTTGAGGGTGAGATTTGCTTGATACAACCATTTATGTCGCTTATATTGTATTGCAGGTTCTATGTGTGAGTAAATATCTCTTTACCCCACTTCTTTTTGTTACTGGACAAGTCTCATTTTTCACTCAAGTGGTTTGTACGATATGTGTGTGGGACTCAAAGTTACATGTcataattcaaaactttcatGTAGTTTTGTAAATTGATTGTTTCGATGTTTGTAGTTGGGTAGTTAAGAGAATGAACCTAACTCTGTAAGATTATAACCAGTTTTGGAATATCTGCTTGCTCTTCTGTGTTTTGACAAGTTTAATATGTAGCAGAAAAGGTTGATGATAAAGGTATTAGGTGCAATATTTGCCTGTGATTTCTTgcaatatgtttttatatttgacaAAGCTTGATTTAGGGAGTTTCATTGTCACTATAAATTTAGGAATTAGGACAGTATAGATACAAccattttctttcactttttatAGAACTGAGATCTACCCCAGCAACATTTCACACTTTTAACTCTTGACCCATCACACAAATGGCAAGACTAGTGCTACTCCTGTGTTTACCATGATGTCATGACTACTATGCTAAATATACCCATTGTTTGTTTTTCCCTCTTTCCCTCAGATACAATGGTCTAGTTCATGCTTGCAAGAATCGAGCttctaattttgtttatttttatttttattttgttcttgttctttctgtgttcaaaaaaactttatttactTAGTTTCTTATTTTGGTGTGATCTGGTTTGACTCTAATTAGTTCATGtggttgaaaattttggtaTTCTAATGATTCTTTGAATTTATCTTATTGATTTCATTCTTTTGAATCtaggttattttataaacttcaaacaTGCAATTCTTGTCTGTCTTATTTCTAATGCTCCACTTCTCTCAGGTTTTATTTGAGTCCTAAGCAAACAGCTGCTGTGGAATAGCTTATTGACACACTACAAGGTATCCATCTcatgttattatgttatttAGGTTATCTATGATAGTTTCTTATCATACTTGCCAATTTATATAATGGAAcaacacaaaaatatatattatttttttggcaaGAAAATTATTAACATAAATAGAACATTAGATTTTGTTGCCTGCATTCTCTTTAGATAAATATCTTCTTATTTGCAgctttaggcttcgtttggttccaaaactactctcaactcatctcaactcatcattacaactttttcaaattccaatacaaaatataataaacaattcaatttttttaaatttcaaaataataataatattaaaaaataatattctaacaatattttatcatctcaactcaactcaactcaactcaactcacttcaacatccaaacacaacctaatatagtatattatgcCTATACAAAGGACAAAACGTTAATTTAGTATATGTTTTAATCTAGGTCCTGCAAAGACAATCACTACCCTGCTCCTGCTTTACTAGTCCGCAATCTTCCCCTTCACGCAAggtctctttctttcttcttcaagtttttttctcaagagttataaaagataaaaaatgtctttttctCAAGAcaaattttgtattattatcaTGTTTGTATTGTTTGATTATCgtaatattttgtattattatctCAGCTTCTCGTTTATATGCCAGTAGGTTTGCCATTCTCCTTTCTTTGATTCTTTTACCATAgcaaagtctttttttttttccttttatatatagaaggaTCCTATCAATTAGCTAAGCTAATTCCAATTAGATTAGGAATCgctgaaaattttatattatctaatttGTCTATATTACTTTACTCCGACTTGTATTCAACTATAGTGTATTTTGaactaatctttttattttcttatgtatccaaacatgtaattattatatttgatttataattttttgtcaaacaGTTTTCTTATCTTTGAATAATGATCTGTTTCACCTAACTAAGCAAACGTGCTCTTTGCACGTTGCTTTCAACTTAGTATATGtatcatgtatgtatatatattgcattaaatatgtatatatttatataggtaTTAAAAAAGGCCCAGCGGGCCAGAAAGCCCAGTGGACTCAAAAAGCCCATCTGCCCAAACCACAGGAAACGGCCGTTTCCTCTCCAATAAACCCTAAAATCAGCCCCAGAGCCTAAGACTGTTCAactgggccgggttttttcccggcccgttTCGGAACCCGAAAAACCGAGATCCGGTTTCGGGTTCCAacccggatttaatccggacCGGAATCCGGATTGAAAAATCCGGACCTTTCCGGCCCGGATACGGGTGGTTTAAAACCCGGTATCCGGGTCTTTACGCATCCTaagaaaccccccccccccccaaatcgAATCCGtctgtcactctctctctctctctcgttacgcTTGCAAGAAACCCTAAGTTCCGTGCCTCTTCGTCGCCGCGACCCCATTGTCGCCGCCGCATCTTCGTCTCCGCATCTCCGTCGCCGCCGCATCTTCGTCGCCGTCGGCCTTTCCCTAAGTCCCTGCCTCCATCGTGACCCCGTGAGtctactctctctttctctctctatctccctctctctctccattggatttctgggtttggctTTCCAAGAGAGATTTCTGGGTTGGATTCCTGTGATCGAGTATCTTTTGTTGAGTTTGGATTTCTGGTTTCTCCGTGtgtctgattttgtttttatttgaaaattatttgaatatcttTTGTTGTCTAATGGATAATGCTTCCTCTTCTGCTCAAGTAGTGCTGATTGATTTCTATATTGTTGAGTTCATTGAACAGAATCATGTATAAGGTGGGTTTATATGGCAGTGATCGTGTAATAATTTCTATATTATTATCTAGGGTGTAATATACCGTAACATATCACAAACAAATGCCAAGTCATGGAAGCAAAGAAGCCAAGCAAACCAAAGGGAATGTAGTTCGCCTATATGTTCATAATAGTTCCAAAAAAACCAGATATGTGTAAAAACCAGATTAGCTTCAGAATTGCAAGGATGGGAGATTTCACATAATGTTCATGTACTCAGATATTTAAGTGCAATTTGCCTTATTGAAAAACTAAAACCAGAAAAGGAAGTTTGTAATAATAAGCATATTAagttagattatttattattctagaGTTTGAACCCTAAACAAATAGTTTGCTTAacaatgtaaattgtaatagaCAGCCTCTGTTTTAGTCTGTTTTACATTGCATTTTGTGTTAATCATACGGGGGACATAAAACAATCTGAAGACTAATAAGTTTTATGTTGACGATATTAGACACATATTACCAATTTGGGTAGTAGGGGCCTGGTGCCACTACCATATATGgaatgttgagattttttttggtgGGTCAAGTCTGCTTTCTGTCAAATCCAAGGATCAATAAAATGGGTTGAAATATTtggacttttatttatttatttttattttttttatcaagaagaagaagaggaaatctTTGAAATCTTTGGACTTGGAGCTCTTTCTATTCTGTTCTTTCATGCATATTTTGGAAGCTTTTGATTGATATCTAAATGACTAGAAAGGAAAGTTGGAGAGGAGCCATCACAATAATGCTGGCTGGGCaagatttttactatttttggtCATACTTTCCTTTATGGGTACGTTGTATAAAGCTGTCAATTAGgatgtaaatacttaccttATATAGCATATTAGTGGTAGATAGTTTGTATGTGGCTGCTGTTTGTGGCTGCATATTTTGGGACTGTTTTGTATCTTGTGGCTGTATTTGTTTTGGAATTGTAgcctatgttattttttattttgtaatgtaatgtaatgaataaatactaaataatgtaatatgtagtgaattgcattgtgttgcatgcattttaaatattatatttctttttctaggtaattagttgtttctaagtttagtaattttttacataaaatttagctttccattttcatatatttttattattgtggacaATGTTAACATACTTattgaaaacatttattttataagattaaacaaatagagtttgaatgttatatcaacatttattttttgaaaaaatgttcaaaacaagTAGGcccttttgtttaaaaaaaaaaaaaaccgggttTAACCTGGAACCCGGAATCCGGGTTTTTAAAAACCCGGATTCATCCGGGTTTCGGCTCGGGTATGACCTGGGAAGAcccggcccgggtttgaaacccgggttccgGTCTGGGTATACCCGGTTTCCCGggtcggaacccggatgaacagtgctacCAGGGCCTCAGTCGAGTCCCCTCAGTTCCCTTCCTTCCTCTCTACCTCACTCATCACTCACGCAGCCGTCGGTCCGTTGCACATAGACCCTCACATCTCGACGTCGCCCTCTCAGCCTGAGTCCCCTCACCTCTCGCCGTCTCACCGCTTCACACAGTCCCTTACTCTTGTCGTCGCACTTCCCCTCACCTCTCGCACCAATCGCCGTCGCACACAGCCCCTCTCACAGCCACGTATTTCTCACGGGGACACGGtactttcttttcctctctctcgcATTTCTCTCCCTCATCAGTCATCACATGAGCCAcgattatttatgatttctttattgttgtaatgtaacttgtatttactatttagtatTTACATAGTCATTAGTCATTAATCTGCTACTCTGCttgttcattttaatttttgtcaatgattcttgaatttttttcattgtcTGTGACTGTGACtatgtttggttggtgagaaagcGTTAGAAATGTGACTTTGAGTCTGACAATGTTTGCATTGTTTGGTCCAACCTTGTAAACAATATATGATTGGATTAATGCTATCTACTAATCTTTCTGCCCCTTtgtaacaaaatgaaattatttgtaaaattatttaattaccatctgttaatatatttaaaaatgggGTGTAATGACTGTTTTTAGTGAAGAAGGTTCAGCCATTAAATATGCTCGTGGGGACCCAAATTCCAAATATCTGTTTTTTGTGAATCATCACTGGACTGTTTGATTATGCACTGTTATAGCTCTATTTCACTGGACGCCAATTTCAAATTCCATATGAACTTCTAAATCagttattggatttttttattaaagcagATTGTTGTAATAGTAacagattttggaataaaacagattttttaaagcagtttttttttttttttgacaattttgcattttattaaaaccagACTGAACCGTACTggaaccggtaaaactggaagtgCTGGTTAGgggggtaaccggtgcgtaattggtttttgaaaatgaaaaatcggtacatactggttcggttctaaattttgtccaaaaccggaccaaaccgTAGGTTATACTCCTATTGATGGTGCACTTAGAAAAATGAAGGCTTTGAGGCTGGATGGAATACATAAAGAGAAGAAGATTTTCTGCAATTTGATATTTTGCTTTTATAAATGAGATTTTGATTATATACTGTAATGTTGATTGTGGTTAAATATAATTGTGGTCTttatatactcataaaaaaatattgatatgttTATGCCTCTCTGCTGTATTCActtcaattaatataaaatttgctTTCCAGTTTTGCTCACTTTTGAAGGAAGTCCAGTTTCTTTGCTATCTTGCTGTTGTTGCTGGTGATTTAATTCAACATGTCGTCGCTAAGGAATGCTATTAGTAGACGAGCTCACAAAGAAAGATCTCAACCGTGAGTCAGCAGACTCACCCTTTGCTGtacatttcaaatattataaggggaaactctatttttcaaaatgaattgtaaatatattagggtgatttttttttcaaagtttacgggtgcaaaatatattttctttgatatatatttatttttcattaattgatAAAACACTTAATTGTTTCCAATAATTGTTGACGATCCCTGTTCTATTTTTTAGGCATTCAAGGAGAAAATTTGGTCTTCTTGAAAAGCACAAGGATTATGTCGAGCGGGCACAAGTTTTTCACAAAAAGGAGCAGACTTTGCAGGTAGAGTTTCAAAGTTCTCCATGCTGTTTTCTTGATGTCTAGTTGGTTGATgggctaaatatatatatatgttaactattttttattctgaACATATTTGCTCAACAGAAACTTAGGGAGAAAGCTGCTTTCAGGAATCCAGATGAGTTTTACTTCCGGATGATGAAAGCAAAAACTGTTAATGGAGTCCACAAATTAGAGTAACATGAATGAATTCTCATGCTTTGATGTTTTGGCGTCTTAGCTGTGAATTATAGTTAATTTGTAAGCTTCTGTTATAGGAATGAGGCAAACAAATATAATACGGAAGAGCTTATGCTTATGAAGACCCAAGATATGGGATATATTCTTCAAAAATTGCAGAGCCAGAAAAAGGTAGACGagtacttttattgtaaagctTATGGTTTTTAGATTACATTTGTTTTCAAGTAGATTTTAATTATGGATTTTCTTTGTCCAATGAAGAAAGTTGAAAAGCTTACTGCCGTTCTGCACTCTCTTGATAGCCAGCCATCTAATAGACATGTTTACTATGCTGAAGACAGGTTTGAGcttcctaaattataattattatttgtaatgTCTTCATATCCTTTATTTGCATATTTGACAAAGTGAGGTGTTATTGGAAGcatgagattttattttctctttttctaaaataacaGTGGCATTTGTCTTTTCTTAGTTTTCTCTCCACCGTCTCTCTGCTTTtgttacacatgtaacaccaatctgTTATTAAATATTTGGCGTTTTCATTGATTATCTATAGTGGGATCCTTCTAATGATGCTGTCAATAAGAAGAAAGCTGCTTTAGGGGTGCCTTGGTCTTCTGTATACTCCATGGGAATGGGTTTGCATTATGCATAATGAGAGAGACCTGTAGGACTCCCAATAAACCTCTGTTTCTCCCACCCTCACTCTTATCTTGTGGTTAGGGGGATCTTGTTAACAGAAGGTGCCCTATTGCTTGGAGAGTAGTGCCTCCATGTTTGATGTGGAGCATTTGGTTTTAACAAAATTAGGCAGGCATCCCATGCGAACTAGCAGCAGTCTTGTGGGAAACTCAAAATGGGTTtccttgtgtttgttttctagttttttttatgctttaaaTCTTATGCCTTGATGGTGAACtttccttttgcttttctttgcAATTTTATTAGTTTCTCTTTTGGGGGTGTTCATTTTGGGTATTCTTGTCACTTAGTTGAGTTTTaagttaaaggaaaataaatggaAATTTATCTCTTGGCTCACTTTTGTTGTCATTAAAGTCATTTCTAACCCTTCATCCTTTTCCAAATTATCTGTGGTGTGAACATTATTTTCAAGTCCTGCCTCTTTATTTTGAAGTTGAAATGAAGTATTTAGATCTATTTATCCATTTCCTATCCTTGCAGGGAGGAGGCTAAAGAAATACAATCACGTTtaaagaaaaggggaaaaatgCCTACTTCTGATTATGTTATCAATGATGATATTAGAAGGTAAAGTCAAAATGTAACAAATTATTGATATAGATTGATTGacagaattatttttattcatttggaTCTTGAAATTTTGCTCTTCTTACATGTGATTATTCTAGGATCTAATTGATTAACATTGTATTCGTCTTTCAGTTACATGGTAAATGGAGTAGAATTGTGAATTtagctcttttttttcttgactttCTATAGTGGAAGTTAAATTTCCCTTTAAGTGACTCCGTCAAACGTATTTTCCAATGATTCATATGCACCTCTTCTTTATGAGTACCGTCAATTAAAGTTTCTGTGAAGTTATGCTTGGTTCTTTATTAAATTAGCCGAGTTCAACTCAAAGTTAGTCCCATTTATTTCGTGCCTCAAGCCAAAGTCAAAATAGGCTTGGCTAGGAGGCTCATGAGCCATAATAGAAGTCTAAGTATTCTTGAGATCTGACGTATAATGAGTTAAGTAACAATTGatacctcatttttttcttctgccACTCCAATAAAAATCCCTTCCTCTCCCTAACATCAAAAAACTCTAGCAACAAACTCATATTCTCTCTTACTCTCCATAGTtattctatctctctctcttgcatGCATATCAAACAAAAATCTCTTTTGCTTGATTTGTTATCCTTCTTTTCACTGTTGCTATCACCCTCTTCTTGTTTTAAGTGATCACATCAGTGTTAGGATATAGAGCTGGAGCAGTGATGGTGGTGAGGTTTTGCAGATACTGTATGACTGGGTTGCAAGGATGTGTTCTGTGTGGTATGTAGTTGTGTAGGGTAGGACCGGTGGAGTGTTGGGATTGAAGAATAAAACACAATGGAGAAGCTATAGGGTTTTCATGTTACTACTGTACCATTGTGGCCTTATCCTCATAAAGCTCCAACTTTCGATTAAAATTACTGCATGGCCAAAATGTATCTACGTATGGTGCATACCACACACACGTGTATATGATGGTGAGGCAGTGGTAATGAATCCCGACAGTGTTGGTTGCAGCAACCATATTGGAGAGAGTGACCATGGGTGTTGGCATATGATTAGTGTTGATTGccataattttgttttggagttATGTTTCcattaatttatgttttctttttgtaaaatttattacatTTAGTAATTGCTTTTGTTGTCATTTGTTGCCTTTTTATGGAAACAAggcaaaaaaacataaaatatcaatgAGTCGAAATGAACCCGAATTTGTCATTTCATAGAGGCAAAAGTTACATACTGTTCTTTAAAACCTTGAATTCTAATATCTATTTGATGTGTGAAATGCTtcttaatttctatattttgtttctCAACTCTGTTTAGCTTTATACTATTGTTGTTGTTAGCATGATGATTATTAGGAACTAGTTGTTTGTTAGTGACAACCTTGATTTCCATATGTAGCAAAACTGCTGCTTCCTATAGAGAACTGGAAGCAAGGAGGAATAGAGTGAGTCAGTTGGAGAAACTCTATATGGATATGGCATTGCAGAAGGAACTACAGGTATTTACATCTTAAACTCCTTGCCTTTAATTCTCTATTGGGTGGCAGGTCAAAGTtttggaaataaaaacaaatctcatttaataaacaGAAAAAGGGCCGGAAGCGCAAATTACGTGAAGATGAGCTTGTTTGTCCCACTTCTAAACCAGTATACAAGTGGAGGTCAGAACGGAAGCGTTGAAAAGGTATTTATATACTTATTTAATGATATGGCCTCTGTCTGCCTTTTTATCTTTGTCaaaataattgttatatatacttGTTACTAACCCTcaagggttggctcaagtggtaaaggccttgggcttcaGGATAtgctccccctaggtctaaggttcattttatccttgggtgcaaacaatttttagggGCCATCTGACTgaggga includes:
- the LOC108991337 gene encoding probable U3 small nucleolar RNA-associated protein 11 — protein: MSSLRNAISRRAHKERSQPHSRRKFGLLEKHKDYVERAQVFHKKEQTLQKLREKAAFRNPDEFYFRMMKAKTVNGVHKLENEANKYNTEELMLMKTQDMGYILQKLQSQKKKVEKLTAVLHSLDSQPSNRHVYYAEDREEAKEIQSRLKKRGKMPTSDYVINDDIRSKTAASYRELEARRNRVSQLEKLYMDMALQKELQKKGRKRKLREDELVCPTSKPVYKWRSERKR